The Methanomicrobia archaeon genome segment TTCTCAGACATACCAAAATAAGGAGGATTACCAAGGACAACCAGAATCGGCTCCTTTTCCTTCACGTTCATCGCTTCTCGTCCTTCCTCCGTAAGTTGTGGGAGTAAAAGCTCTTGTTCCGGCTCTTTCATCTCCAGCGTATTCGTAAGGTAGAATTGGAATCGTTCATCTTTTGAGAATTCATATTCCCACGCTTCTAACGACATCGCAACCCTGAGATGGCCGATGATGTAGGGAACGACTTGAAGTTCAAACGCATAGAAATCGGCTAAGATATGGTTTTTTATATTCAACGGAATCAAACCACCCATGCGATTGTCCAACAATTCGAACTCTGCTTTTCTAAGGGCTTGTATTATGAATGTTAACGTCCCAGCCGCAGGGTCAAGAAGTTTCAAGCCTTCTTCTGCAAGTCCTTTGCCTTTCCCGAACTTCTCCTTCAACAGGTTGTGAATTGATTTTACAATGTAATCCACCACTTCAGGGGGCGTGTAATAAACCCCTAATTTCGCCCTCTCTTCTGGGTTGTACTCGCCAAGGAAGGTATCATAGAAGTGAATGACGGGATCTCTAGTCCCGTATGTTGCCTCCTTCTCTTGGGTAATAGCTACAACGTCCGTTTTGTTGAGCACATTAAGAATGTCCTCAATAATCCAATTCATTGCTTCTGGCGTATCGGGACCAACGAACGTATGAAAAATATGGTTAAGCAAGGGCACATTTCCAGGAATAAATTTCCATGCGTTCTCTTTGGTTATCTGCTCCTTCCCCGCCATTATCCGAGCTGCAAAAAGACCGTACGTAATCGTTTGAGCATATAAGTCAACAAATCGCTCCTCGGTCAAACCTCCAATAAGTGTTTTTTTGAACACTACGTAAAAGCTCTCCAGAGGTATAGAATCCCTATCTTTCCTTTCAAACACCTCTTTTAAAATCTGCCTCGAAAATCTCGTTTTATCTGCAAGCACAATCGCAAGAGCAGAAGCACTTTGTATCTCCGGTACAGAGAAGCTGCAGAATCTTTCGATAAACTCAAAGAAGGCATCCACGTTCTCAGGAACCGGTGGCTTCACACCTTGTAACGCTGTTGGCGAGCACAAGTCAACTTGCTCTATAAACGCACCGTTGCGGTATCGTCGAAATTCGACGAAGTTTGTCAGAATGAGGTTGGGGAGCGCATCCCGATATCGTTGGATCTGTTCTGTTTTCTCTATCTCACGCAGATTCGAATCAGGCACTTTCGCTTCGATATCGCCAACACGCTCTCCATTTTTACGAATGCTGATGTCTGGAATGCCCACTTCCGTCTTCTTCGGTAAAACGAGCGCTTTTGCCTCCTCCTCTTCTGTGATAAAAAACTGTGAACAATTCTCGAAGAGGTCTTTTAAAGACGGATAAAAGCTCTCTTCTCTAAAGTCGCCCGTTGTGTAAATCTCGTGGAGTTCTTTAAGGTACGTAGCAAGAACTTTTTGGAACTTGTGCCGTTCTGCTTTGTCCATTTCTTCAGAATAACCCTCTCCCTACAATCATAGTTTCCCCTCACATAAGTAAGCTATCTTTGTTGCCACCTGAACAGGTTCAAATTCAGAGTTCTATCCATCCCATCTTTTCTAAAACTCAACCAAAACCACCCGTGCCGGCGCACCGTCGCACCCTTTCAATTTTAAAGGCAGCGCCACCATGAAATACGCGCCCGGCTCGACCCCGCTCAAATCAAGGCTTTCGATGATAATCACGTCGTTCCCGGTTAACAGCTTGTGGACGGGATGCTCGTCCGTCTCGAACTCTTCGATGGAGAGATAATCGATACCCACCACTCGCACGTCGTTTTCCACCAGAAGAGCCGCAGCCGAGTAATCGAGTGACACGTAGTCCTTCGTGAAATCCTCTGACGTAAGCAGCTCTGAATTCCGGGTCTTGAACAGGATCCTTTTGTAGGTCTCGAAATCGATGTTCGCAAGCTCCTGAGCGGTAATCCTATCTTCAACATCCACCTCGACAACCAGCGCCTCACCGATCAAGTCGGACAGGCTTAGCTGATCGATCGTTTCGCCACCCTCGGTAAAGTGGTAGGGTGCATCAATATGCGTGCCGATATGAGAACTGCAGGTCAATCGAGAGAAATTGTATGCATCACCGTTTGCTATTGACCTCTCTTGCCTCAGCTCCACATCCTCATCGTCGATCCACTTCAGCATGCCCGGATAAATGGATACCGAAAGATCATGAATCTTCAGCTTCTTATCGCTTTTCGCCATGACGATCGCCCCCCTCCCCTTCCGTGAGCATCTATTTATGTTGATTTGGTTTAGTTTAGTTTGATCGTACAGTACAGTTTTGATTTCTATCTGATTGATGCTTGAAATGTATTTTGGATTGTGGTGCTCGTTCGGTGCTCGGAATGTTTGCAGTGCACTCTACGAGCCGACAGGTTTATAATCACATTCCCCATTCTTTTTCTCTATGCACGCTGCAGCACTTGTCCAGACGGTACTGCCGATATTCTTGATTATTGCGGTCGGCTACGCAATTGGCATACGCAGGAAAGTAGAAGTAGATATGCAGCCTTTTATCGACCTCATTGTGTATATCGCCGGGCCGTGTCTAATCTTCGCGTCTATCGCACGCAGCGACATCAACCTCACGGATTTTACTACCATTGCCGGCGCCGCGTTGGTGATCGTTCTCATTATGACTTCGGTCGCGTTCCTCATCTTCAGACTGACCGGATCAGCCAAAAAAGGGTTGTATTTACCGCTCGTCTTCGGCAATACGAGCTATCTCGGCTATCCGGTCGCACTGTTCGCCTTCGGCATGGCCGGCCTCTCACGTGCGGTCGTCTTCGACATGATCAATTCACTCGTGATCTTTACTCTCGGCATCTATATCGTCCACCAAAGGAACGAGATTCGGGAAGCGTTCAAGATTCCGCTGCTCCACGCCGTCGTCGTCGGTCTGGCCTTCAATCTCTTACACCTTCAGGTACCGGATGCCATATTCACTCCGATCGAGATGATCGGCATGATCACCATTCCTCTGGCGTTGCTCGTGCTCGGCTATAAACTGACGGAGATAAAGCTAACCGCAGTAAAAGTAGCCGTACTCGCGTCGGTATTCCGGATCCTCGGTGGATTTCTGGTTGCGCTCGCGATAATCGAACTGCTGGCCATCGAAGGTATGGTCCGAGATATCATACTGCTTCAGGCCGCAATGCCCTCGGCCGTCATGGGCATGATTCTGGCTGCGAAATACGACCGGGACGCGTCGCTGGTCGCTTCCGTCGTGCTCATCACTACGGTGCTCAGTCTGATCTCGATACCGCTCATACTCTCGATGCTCTAACTAACTAACGTACCTGCTCCATAGGCTCGTACGGTCAAACGGCAATGAGCCAAGAAGGTTTTTATGCTCCCGCGGCAAACGTCTACTGAGATGAGCAGGGAAATGCAGTGGACCATTAAAGGGCCGTCTTCTCAACCTGGCCCGTCCAGCCGGAAAGTCGCACTATTCCTCTCAGCTTTAATCCTGCTCTCGTTCTTCGTTATCCTTCTCTCCACGCCTGTTCTTGCTCATCCACCCTCACAGATGGCGCTGACATACGACGTTGACACGCAGATGTTAGCGGTTTCGATTATACACTCAGTGTCGGATCCGAGGAGTCACTATGTGGAAAAGGTGGAGATCACAAAAAACGGTGAGCCACTGCTCACGAAGGAGTACACCAACCAGCCCTCAACATCGACCTTTAGCTATACGTATGCAATTGCTGCCAATATTGGGGACGAACTCGAAGTTACCGCGTATTGCAGTCTTTATGGGAGCATCCAAACACAACTAACAGTCACTACGTCTCAGTCGTCAACAACGTCGACCGCGGAGGAGAGCTCTACCGCGACGGCACAATCATCCACATCGGGAACCGCTCAGCCGTCAGCAACGCCGACCGCAGAGGCGACGCCTACAGCAACGGCACAGCCATCACCCACACCTGAACCGTCTCAGCCGTCAGCAACGCCGACCGCAGAGGCGACGCCTACAGCAACGGCACAGCCATCACCATCACCCGAAACGCCTGGCTTTGAGGTTCTCTTCGCGTTAATCGGAGTCTGCGTTGCACTCTATCTTAGTAGGCGCTAAGCTAGGCTGAACTACGCTAAGCGCTGCGACATACCGCTCGCGTCGAGTTCTCGTTGACAGTTTTTCGATAAAATGCTCAGCCTTCTGGGGGAGCACAAATGACTGATTCATGCATAAAGACTCGGGCGAAAAAAAATATAAAAGGTAAAAATTTTTTAGTGTAGTGGAAGGGGTGGCCCGGTCTTCACGCGGCTATCTCTTCCCCTCTCGTTCATTGTAGCACGTATTTGAAGAACATCGCCCAGTTTCTTCCTGCATTGAACTGCGCGCCATCGCCCCAAGCGGTCTCTTCTTGTATTACCACGCCAGTTTCGTTCAGGAGCAGCACTTCAGCATGAGCAGCGATGAAAACGGTGGTGTTTACATCCCAGGTATTGGGGATTTCATAGGTGTAGTCGGTGGTCACACTCTCATTCGAATACTCGAACTGCCCCGGTTGCGGGTTGCCATTCTTCGTCTGCGGAATCGTTTTGTAGCTCGTGTCAACAGCTAGATGTGACTCATTGATAACCCAGCCGTCCGTCGTTTCGTATTTCACGTAAAGCGTAGCGGCATCATTCCAGACGCTGACGGTTCCAACGGTAATATCTTGGCCTGCGGTCAAATTAGTGACAAAGGGATCATCCGCTGTTTGAGCCATTCCAAGTACTGCTGCGAGCATGAGGACTATTACTAACGCTATTCCTGGCGCAAAACTTGTTGCTTTTTTCATCTTCTTCTTTTCACCTCCTATTGTTTTTAGTACACCTCACCTGCCTGCTACGCAGATGACGTAACCGAGATTCTAAGCAGCGGTCTTATATAGTGAACGATTTGGAATATCGCGCAATGCAAACAACACTGCTCAATCCTGCGTCAATTAGTAGACGTGAGATACCGTGAATAAAAGTAGGTGTGCATGTGCCAACCAAGCAGACGATTTGACGGCCTTCTTATTCTCACTGGTGAATTCTTTAAAGGACAAACCAAGATCAGAAAGAGCAGCACGCTTTAACGTTTGTTTACACCCATATCTGTGCGTTTCGAAGAGACTATGTTAGTTCTCTCCCTTACCTCGCTCTAAGGGCTCCTTCGTATCGCTTCATACTCCTATTGGCTGAGTGAGAGAGTAGGAGCACGGACGGCATATTCAAAACCCGCGCCGTTCTCTGCCTATCAGTTATTTCCACAACCAGCCGAACAACCCTTTATCGTCCAGCTCACTCTGGGCTACCTGCTGTAATCTCGTCTGTTCCTGCTCCACATTCTGTATTTGCTCCTGCAGTATAGCCCGCACTTCTTCGTCACAATCACACTCTTCCTGCAATTGCTGAAGCTCGCGAATGCGGTCTTGATTCTGAATCACCTGTTGCGCTATCTCCTGCGCGGCTGCTTCATCGCCGCCGGCGAAGAACCGTACGATGGTATTCCTTAACTGTATGCGCTCTTCTGCTCGAATCGTTGCTTGTACAGACGTATTAAGTTCTTCGGCAATTTGGGAAACCTGGGGACCTATACCGCCCACTAACTCCTCCATTGCAAACAAAGACTGAACGGCCAATCGCACTCTATTTTGATTTTGGTATACCAGTTGCTGATGCTCATCTAACGCTTGTAGTTCCTGGTTCATCTCTTGCTCTCGCTGCTGTACCAGCTCGTGCAGTTCGCTTACATTTTGAGCGCGCACCTCCTCCTGCTGTTGAACGCGAATCGTCTCGTTTTCGCCTATATTTTGTGTCTCCTGTTGCACCTGTTCCTGCTGAACTTGTTCGGTTCCAGGACTGGTTTCATTTAAGCCCGCCTGTTGGCCTTGCGGGGTGCTGCCCTGTCCCGATTCATTTACTCCTGCCTGTTGACCCTGCTCAGAGCCCTGACCCGCCTCTTGTAATTCAGGATTCAGGATTTCCGTTCCGGGTTCGTGAATACCACTCTGACCAACAGCCAGAGAAACCACTGAGGTGAGCACAATTAAAACCACAACCAACAGAATTGCTCGTTTCATACTATTAACATACGTTTTCAAGAATATAAAGATGTGCTCCGTTTAGGGTTGCTCGGCCTGAAAAACGGCTCTTTTAGCTTTCCAAGCCCCTACAGCTCTCGCATACGGAGTTTGTGCCGTAAGCCAGCCGAATCGTCGCGCGGCAACAAGAGTCTGGGTATTTATGATAGCTTTTTATCACTGTATCCTAACTAACGTATAGGTGATGAGCGCGGGGCAGTAGGGTAGCCAGGTTTATCCTCGTGGCTTTGGGAGCCATGGACCCCAGTTCAAATCTGGGCTGCCCCATCAATCAAGGAAATTTCAACAGGAAAGAAAATATTTACCAAAAAGAAGGTACTTATCCAAAAACGCTTTTTCTGATAGGGTTTAATAAAACGAACGGGATTAAGAAAAACTAAACTCGTCAGAGTGGTTTCTTGCCCGTAACCTTTATACTCGCAATCGAAGTGCCAAGCTCTTCCAACTCCTCCGAGGGTATGTTCTCCTCGTTGATCAGTGCCTTTGCCGTTTGATCGTTTGCCATGCAGCGAAGAGGGAAAGAGGACTCGTCGAGTATTGTAACGTCCTGAAAGCCCGCTTTCTGTATCGTGTTAATATATGCATCCTTCATGATCGCGCCAGAAAGGCAGCCGATATACGCATCAATAGAATTTTTTATGAACTCGGGGAGCTCTTTCAACAGCACGATATCCGACACCATCAGCCGTCCACCGGGTCTTAGTACCCTGTACGCCTCGTTAAATACCTGTTCCTTGTCGGGCGAGAGGTTGATAACGCAGTTCGAGACGATCACATCAATGGAATTGTCAGCAGCAGGAAGATGTTCTATCTCGCCCAGCCTGAATCCCACATTCACGTATCCGCCTTTATGCGCGTTCTCCCGGGCTTTGTCGATCATTTCGGGTGTCATGTCCACTCCAATGACCTTTCCCGTCCTTCCCACGCGCAGTGCGGCAAGGAACGAATCGAATCCCGCGCCTGAGCCAAGATCCATAACGGTTTCTCCAGCCCGTAACGAAGCCAGCGCGATCGGATTCCCACACCCGAGGCCAAGATTCGCACCCTCAGGAACGGATTTGAGTTCTTCATCCGTGTAGCCTACCTTCTTGCTGATGTCCTCGGCAAAGTCCGCACCGCCGCAACAGGTCACCGGAGCACAACAGGAGCGCTCCTTCTTTGCTATTTTCGCGTAGCCTTCCCGTACCGCTTTCTTTATCACTTCCTTGCTCATTTCCGCTCGCCACTAATCTCATCGCACTACTCATAGATAAAATTTCACTTGCCGATAGCGCTCTCAGTTCATTTGATTTGGACCGCCCCATAACCAGCCGACAAGTGGCGGAACCAAGCAGAGATTCGCCATCATCGTTTCGAGGGCAGTATAAACGTGCGTCGTAGGACTGAACCCAAGAGACGAGCACCAAGAAACCC includes the following:
- a CDS encoding AEC family transporter, with amino-acid sequence MHAAALVQTVLPIFLIIAVGYAIGIRRKVEVDMQPFIDLIVYIAGPCLIFASIARSDINLTDFTTIAGAALVIVLIMTSVAFLIFRLTGSAKKGLYLPLVFGNTSYLGYPVALFAFGMAGLSRAVVFDMINSLVIFTLGIYIVHQRNEIREAFKIPLLHAVVVGLAFNLLHLQVPDAIFTPIEMIGMITIPLALLVLGYKLTEIKLTAVKVAVLASVFRILGGFLVALAIIELLAIEGMVRDIILLQAAMPSAVMGMILAAKYDRDASLVASVVLITTVLSLISIPLILSML
- a CDS encoding arsenite methyltransferase translates to MSKEVIKKAVREGYAKIAKKERSCCAPVTCCGGADFAEDISKKVGYTDEELKSVPEGANLGLGCGNPIALASLRAGETVMDLGSGAGFDSFLAALRVGRTGKVIGVDMTPEMIDKARENAHKGGYVNVGFRLGEIEHLPAADNSIDVIVSNCVINLSPDKEQVFNEAYRVLRPGGRLMVSDIVLLKELPEFIKNSIDAYIGCLSGAIMKDAYINTIQKAGFQDVTILDESSFPLRCMANDQTAKALINEENIPSEELEELGTSIASIKVTGKKPL
- a CDS encoding cyclase family protein, with the translated sequence MKIHDLSVSIYPGMLKWIDDEDVELRQERSIANGDAYNFSRLTCSSHIGTHIDAPYHFTEGGETIDQLSLSDLIGEALVVEVDVEDRITAQELANIDFETYKRILFKTRNSELLTSEDFTKDYVSLDYSAAALLVENDVRVVGIDYLSIEEFETDEHPVHKLLTGNDVIIIESLDLSGVEPGAYFMVALPLKLKGCDGAPARVVLVEF